A portion of the Choristoneura fumiferana chromosome 6, NRCan_CFum_1, whole genome shotgun sequence genome contains these proteins:
- the LOC141429121 gene encoding inward rectifier potassium channel 2-like isoform X2, protein MSDKTTSSVGPRSFETISEEDIASPWEKLLGDEKAIPTIIKTEASSTTVSHCGEVSLHPQAVDLESNKLTRSKSLNQRRNSSFGLLGSIPRQLRNSLRGVHSEPSSVKDVPTTRNDSSLNLLLRYRQARYAARRVRKRVIFKHGDCNVVQWNVAKRRRRYLQDIFTTLVDAQWRWTLLVFALSFILSWLLFALIWWLIIFTHGDLSPPVNNTAPVTPCLNNVNTFTGCFLFSVETQHTIGYGSRTTNEECPEAIFVMCLQSIVGVFIQAFMVGLIFAKLARAKKRNTTLLFSRNAVICLRDGEFCLLFRVGDIRKSHILEAHIRAQIIRKKITREGEILPFYQQELKVGADGEEDRLMFIWPMTIVHKINEKSPLYNLSASDMLRERFEIVVMLEGVIESTGMTTQARSSFLPSEVLWGHRFETMVSFRKDTGEYEVDYNSFNNTYEVDTPLCSAKQLDELRATVSTSQKLDRMLGTIPKTFSNDTLDLSSVDSMSLDEHIEIKIPDARVRENRLLAQNNFVHNINEKSRNTSNTHLAVENGLELVKSNHHNTDHLAKNHNAISGEVYNGEAKESHIHRSHSHASMKKVHGLMPNGIGHAVNGHEHKVDDKTRIKNLVPQIAKRTPHGETGPGDSYPRDVRAGSHLTPAARAQPPRAPTG, encoded by the exons ATGTCAGACAAGACTACGTCATCGGTCGGACCAAGGAGTTTTGAGACTATTTCGGAGGAGGACATCGCGTCGCCGTGGGAGAAATTACTAGGAGATGAGAAGGCTATTCCTACCATAATTAAAACTGAAGCATCGAGTACGACTGTTTCTCACTGCGGGGAGGTGTCGTTGCATCCCCAAGCAGTGGATTTGGAGTCGAACAAGCTCACTCGTTCAAAGAGCCTGAATCAGCGAAGAAATAGCAGCTTTGGCCTCCTCGGCTCCATTCCGCGTCAACTGAGGAACTCTCTCCGGGGCGTCCACAGTGAACCTTCCAGCGTCAAAGACGTCCCAACAACACGAAATGACAGCTCCCTTAACCTTTTACTTAG ATATCGTCAAGCCCGTTATGCAGCAAGACGCGTGAGAAAGCGTGTCATCTTCAAACATGGCGACTGCAACGTCGTCCAATGGAACGTGGCCAAGCGCAGGCGCCGATACCTTCAGGACATCTTTACGACCCTCGTGGACGCACAGTGGCGCTGGACGCTACTCGTGTTCGCTCTCTCTTTCATCCTCTCCTGGCTTTTGTTTGCTCTCATCTGGTGGCTCATCATCTTCACTCACGGAGATTTAAGCCCCCCTGTCAACAACACTGCCCCGGTTACACCCTGCCTGAACAACGTCAATACCTTTACTGGATGCTTCCTGTTCTCCGTTGAAACACAGCATACCATCGGCTATGGATCCAGAACGACGAATGAAGAGTGCCCGGAGGCTATCTTCGTTATGTGCCTCCAGAGTATCGTTGGAGTCTTCATTCAAGCTTTCATG GTGGGTCTAATATTCGCGAAGCTGGCGCGAGCCAAAAAGCGTAACACCACTCTCCTCTTCTCAAGAAATGCGGTCATTTGTTTGAGAGACGGGGAGTTTTGCCTACTTTTCCGAGTGGGTGACATTCGCAAGTCGCATATACTTGAGGCTCACATCCGTGCTCAGATTATTCGGAAAAAG ATTACTAGAGAAGGTGAGATCCTGCCGTTCTACCAGCAAGAATTGAAAGTTGGGGCTGATGGCGAAGAAGATCGACTTATGTTCATCTGGCCGATGACCATTGTTCACAAGATCAATGAGAAGTCACCACTGTACAATCTCTCGGCGTCTGATATGCTGAGGGAGAGATTCGAGATTGTCGTCATGCTAG AGGGAGTGATTGAATCTACGGGGATGACCACTCAAGCACGCAGTAGCTTTCTGCCTTCCGAAGTTTTGTGGGGACATCGCTTTGAAACCATGGTGTCGTTTAGAAAAGATACCGGAGAGTATGAG GTGGATTATAACAGCTTCAACAACACGTATGAAGTCGACACGCCCCTATGTTCAGCGAAACAACTTGATGAACTGCGAGCTACGGTGTCCACATCACAAAAACTAG ACCGTATGCTCGGCACGATACCGAAAACGTTCTCCAACGACACTCTTGATCTCAGCTCCGTCGACTCCATGTCGTTAGACGAGCATATCGAAATCAAAATACCTGACGCGAGGGTCCGTGAAAATCGATTGCTGGCACAGAATAACTTCGTACACAACATCAACGAGAAATCAAGAAATACAAGCAACACGCATCTAGCCGTTGAAAACGGCCTAGAATTAGTCAAAAGTAATCATCATAATACCGATCATTTAGCGAAAAATCATAACGCAATATCAGGGGAAGTTTACAATGGGGAAGCGAAGGAGAGCCATATACATAGGAGTCATAGTCACGCTAGTATGAAGAAAGTACATGGGCTGATGCCAAACGGCATAGGACATGCGGTCAATGGCCACGAACACAAAGTGGATGATAAGACCAGGATAAAGAA CCTTGTTCCGCAGATCGCCAAGCGAACACCACATGGAGAAACCGGCCCCGGTGATTCCTATCCTCGTGATGTCAGAGCCGGATCCCACCTGACGCCCGCTGCGCGAGCGCAACCGCCCCGAGCCCCCACTGGGTAA
- the LOC141429121 gene encoding inward rectifier potassium channel 2-like isoform X1, protein MSDKTTSSVGPRSFETISEEDIASPWEKLLGDEKAIPTIIKTEASSTTVSHCGEVSLHPQAVDLESNKLTRSKSLNQRRNSSFGLLGSIPRQLRNSLRGVHSEPSSVKDVPTTRNDSSLNLLLRYRQARYAARRVRKRVIFKHGDCNVVQWNVAKRRRRYLQDIFTTLVDAQWRWTLLVFALSFILSWLLFALIWWLIIFTHGDLSPPVNNTAPVTPCLNNVNTFTGCFLFSVETQHTIGYGSRTTNEECPEAIFVMCLQSIVGVFIQAFMVGIVFAKMSRPKKRTQTLLYSRNAVICLRDGQLCLMFRVGDMRRSHIVEAHIRAQIIRRKITREGEILPFYQQELKVGADGEEDRLMFIWPMTIVHKINEKSPLYNLSASDMLRERFEIVVMLEGVIESTGMTTQARSSFLPSEVLWGHRFETMVSFRKDTGEYEVDYNSFNNTYEVDTPLCSAKQLDELRATVSTSQKLDRMLGTIPKTFSNDTLDLSSVDSMSLDEHIEIKIPDARVRENRLLAQNNFVHNINEKSRNTSNTHLAVENGLELVKSNHHNTDHLAKNHNAISGEVYNGEAKESHIHRSHSHASMKKVHGLMPNGIGHAVNGHEHKVDDKTRIKNLVPQIAKRTPHGETGPGDSYPRDVRAGSHLTPAARAQPPRAPTG, encoded by the exons ATGTCAGACAAGACTACGTCATCGGTCGGACCAAGGAGTTTTGAGACTATTTCGGAGGAGGACATCGCGTCGCCGTGGGAGAAATTACTAGGAGATGAGAAGGCTATTCCTACCATAATTAAAACTGAAGCATCGAGTACGACTGTTTCTCACTGCGGGGAGGTGTCGTTGCATCCCCAAGCAGTGGATTTGGAGTCGAACAAGCTCACTCGTTCAAAGAGCCTGAATCAGCGAAGAAATAGCAGCTTTGGCCTCCTCGGCTCCATTCCGCGTCAACTGAGGAACTCTCTCCGGGGCGTCCACAGTGAACCTTCCAGCGTCAAAGACGTCCCAACAACACGAAATGACAGCTCCCTTAACCTTTTACTTAG ATATCGTCAAGCCCGTTATGCAGCAAGACGCGTGAGAAAGCGTGTCATCTTCAAACATGGCGACTGCAACGTCGTCCAATGGAACGTGGCCAAGCGCAGGCGCCGATACCTTCAGGACATCTTTACGACCCTCGTGGACGCACAGTGGCGCTGGACGCTACTCGTGTTCGCTCTCTCTTTCATCCTCTCCTGGCTTTTGTTTGCTCTCATCTGGTGGCTCATCATCTTCACTCACGGAGATTTAAGCCCCCCTGTCAACAACACTGCCCCGGTTACACCCTGCCTGAACAACGTCAATACCTTTACTGGATGCTTCCTGTTCTCCGTTGAAACACAGCATACCATCGGCTATGGATCCAGAACGACGAATGAAGAGTGCCCGGAGGCTATCTTCGTTATGTGCCTCCAGAGTATCGTTGGAGTCTTCATTCAAGCTTTCATG GTGGGAATCGTGTTCGCAAAGATGTCTAGACCCAAAAAGCGAACCCAAACGCTTCTTTACTCCCGGAATGCCGTCATTTGTTTGCGAGACGGTCAACTGTGCCTGATGTTCCGCGTTGGCGATATGAGGAGATCACATATAGTCGAAGCCCATATTAGAGCTCAGATTATTCGCCGCAAG ATTACTAGAGAAGGTGAGATCCTGCCGTTCTACCAGCAAGAATTGAAAGTTGGGGCTGATGGCGAAGAAGATCGACTTATGTTCATCTGGCCGATGACCATTGTTCACAAGATCAATGAGAAGTCACCACTGTACAATCTCTCGGCGTCTGATATGCTGAGGGAGAGATTCGAGATTGTCGTCATGCTAG AGGGAGTGATTGAATCTACGGGGATGACCACTCAAGCACGCAGTAGCTTTCTGCCTTCCGAAGTTTTGTGGGGACATCGCTTTGAAACCATGGTGTCGTTTAGAAAAGATACCGGAGAGTATGAG GTGGATTATAACAGCTTCAACAACACGTATGAAGTCGACACGCCCCTATGTTCAGCGAAACAACTTGATGAACTGCGAGCTACGGTGTCCACATCACAAAAACTAG ACCGTATGCTCGGCACGATACCGAAAACGTTCTCCAACGACACTCTTGATCTCAGCTCCGTCGACTCCATGTCGTTAGACGAGCATATCGAAATCAAAATACCTGACGCGAGGGTCCGTGAAAATCGATTGCTGGCACAGAATAACTTCGTACACAACATCAACGAGAAATCAAGAAATACAAGCAACACGCATCTAGCCGTTGAAAACGGCCTAGAATTAGTCAAAAGTAATCATCATAATACCGATCATTTAGCGAAAAATCATAACGCAATATCAGGGGAAGTTTACAATGGGGAAGCGAAGGAGAGCCATATACATAGGAGTCATAGTCACGCTAGTATGAAGAAAGTACATGGGCTGATGCCAAACGGCATAGGACATGCGGTCAATGGCCACGAACACAAAGTGGATGATAAGACCAGGATAAAGAA CCTTGTTCCGCAGATCGCCAAGCGAACACCACATGGAGAAACCGGCCCCGGTGATTCCTATCCTCGTGATGTCAGAGCCGGATCCCACCTGACGCCCGCTGCGCGAGCGCAACCGCCCCGAGCCCCCACTGGGTAA
- the LOC141429121 gene encoding G protein-activated inward rectifier potassium channel 3-like isoform X5: MQDTMSGLKRCISQVSMFMTGKPVNSSETAWREELHKYRQARYAARRVRKRVIFKHGDCNVVQWNVAKRRRRYLQDIFTTLVDAQWRWTLLVFALSFILSWLLFALIWWLIIFTHGDLSPPVNNTAPVTPCLNNVNTFTGCFLFSVETQHTIGYGSRTTNEECPEAIFVMCLQSIVGVFIQAFMVGIVFAKMSRPKKRTQTLLYSRNAVICLRDGQLCLMFRVGDMRRSHIVEAHIRAQIIRRKITREGEILPFYQQELKVGADGEEDRLMFIWPMTIVHKINEKSPLYNLSASDMLRERFEIVVMLEGVIESTGMTTQARSSFLPSEVLWGHRFETMVSFRKDTGEYEVDYNSFNNTYEVDTPLCSAKQLDELRATVSTSQKLDRMLGTIPKTFSNDTLDLSSVDSMSLDEHIEIKIPDARVRENRLLAQNNFVHNINEKSRNTSNTHLAVENGLELVKSNHHNTDHLAKNHNAISGEVYNGEAKESHIHRSHSHASMKKVHGLMPNGIGHAVNGHEHKVDDKTRIKNLVPQIAKRTPHGETGPGDSYPRDVRAGSHLTPAARAQPPRAPTG; this comes from the exons ATGCAGGACACAATGTCGGGATTGAAGCGATGCATAAGTCAAGTATCAATGTTCATGACCGGAAAACCCGTGAACTCGTCAGAAACAGCTTGGAGAGAGGAATTGCATAA ATATCGTCAAGCCCGTTATGCAGCAAGACGCGTGAGAAAGCGTGTCATCTTCAAACATGGCGACTGCAACGTCGTCCAATGGAACGTGGCCAAGCGCAGGCGCCGATACCTTCAGGACATCTTTACGACCCTCGTGGACGCACAGTGGCGCTGGACGCTACTCGTGTTCGCTCTCTCTTTCATCCTCTCCTGGCTTTTGTTTGCTCTCATCTGGTGGCTCATCATCTTCACTCACGGAGATTTAAGCCCCCCTGTCAACAACACTGCCCCGGTTACACCCTGCCTGAACAACGTCAATACCTTTACTGGATGCTTCCTGTTCTCCGTTGAAACACAGCATACCATCGGCTATGGATCCAGAACGACGAATGAAGAGTGCCCGGAGGCTATCTTCGTTATGTGCCTCCAGAGTATCGTTGGAGTCTTCATTCAAGCTTTCATG GTGGGAATCGTGTTCGCAAAGATGTCTAGACCCAAAAAGCGAACCCAAACGCTTCTTTACTCCCGGAATGCCGTCATTTGTTTGCGAGACGGTCAACTGTGCCTGATGTTCCGCGTTGGCGATATGAGGAGATCACATATAGTCGAAGCCCATATTAGAGCTCAGATTATTCGCCGCAAG ATTACTAGAGAAGGTGAGATCCTGCCGTTCTACCAGCAAGAATTGAAAGTTGGGGCTGATGGCGAAGAAGATCGACTTATGTTCATCTGGCCGATGACCATTGTTCACAAGATCAATGAGAAGTCACCACTGTACAATCTCTCGGCGTCTGATATGCTGAGGGAGAGATTCGAGATTGTCGTCATGCTAG AGGGAGTGATTGAATCTACGGGGATGACCACTCAAGCACGCAGTAGCTTTCTGCCTTCCGAAGTTTTGTGGGGACATCGCTTTGAAACCATGGTGTCGTTTAGAAAAGATACCGGAGAGTATGAG GTGGATTATAACAGCTTCAACAACACGTATGAAGTCGACACGCCCCTATGTTCAGCGAAACAACTTGATGAACTGCGAGCTACGGTGTCCACATCACAAAAACTAG ACCGTATGCTCGGCACGATACCGAAAACGTTCTCCAACGACACTCTTGATCTCAGCTCCGTCGACTCCATGTCGTTAGACGAGCATATCGAAATCAAAATACCTGACGCGAGGGTCCGTGAAAATCGATTGCTGGCACAGAATAACTTCGTACACAACATCAACGAGAAATCAAGAAATACAAGCAACACGCATCTAGCCGTTGAAAACGGCCTAGAATTAGTCAAAAGTAATCATCATAATACCGATCATTTAGCGAAAAATCATAACGCAATATCAGGGGAAGTTTACAATGGGGAAGCGAAGGAGAGCCATATACATAGGAGTCATAGTCACGCTAGTATGAAGAAAGTACATGGGCTGATGCCAAACGGCATAGGACATGCGGTCAATGGCCACGAACACAAAGTGGATGATAAGACCAGGATAAAGAA CCTTGTTCCGCAGATCGCCAAGCGAACACCACATGGAGAAACCGGCCCCGGTGATTCCTATCCTCGTGATGTCAGAGCCGGATCCCACCTGACGCCCGCTGCGCGAGCGCAACCGCCCCGAGCCCCCACTGGGTAA
- the LOC141429121 gene encoding G protein-activated inward rectifier potassium channel 3-like isoform X4 translates to MSDKTTSSVGPRSFETISEEDIASPWEKLLGDEKAIPTIIKTEASSTTVSHCGEVSLHPQAVDLESNKLTRSKSLNQRRNSSFGLLGSIPRQLRNSLRGVHSEPSSVKDVPTTRNDSSLNLLLRYRQARYAARRVRKRVIFKHGDCNVVQWNVAKRRRRYLQDIFTTLVDAQWRWTLLVFALSFILSWLLFALIWWLIIFTHGDLSPPVNNTAPVTPCLNNVNTFTGCFLFSVETQHTIGYGSRTTNEECPEAIFVMCLQSIVGVFIQAFMVGLIFAKLARAKKRNTTLLFSRNAVICLRDGEFCLLFRVGDIRKSHILEAHIRAQIIRKKITREGEILPFYQQELKVGADGEEDRLMFIWPMTIVHKINEKSPLYNLSASDMLRERFEIVVMLEGVIESTGMTTQARSSFLPSEVLWGHRFETMVSFRKDTGEYEVDYNSFNNTYEVDTPLCSAKQLDELRATVSTSQKLDRMLGTIPKTFSNDTLDLSSVDSMSLDEHIEIKIPDARVRENRLLAQNNFVHNINEKSRNTSNTHLAVENGLELVKSNHHNTDHLAKNHNAISGEVYNGEAKESHIHRSHSHASMKKVHGLMPNGIGHAVNGHEHKVDDKTRIKKSPSEHHMEKPAPVIPILVMSEPDPT, encoded by the exons ATGTCAGACAAGACTACGTCATCGGTCGGACCAAGGAGTTTTGAGACTATTTCGGAGGAGGACATCGCGTCGCCGTGGGAGAAATTACTAGGAGATGAGAAGGCTATTCCTACCATAATTAAAACTGAAGCATCGAGTACGACTGTTTCTCACTGCGGGGAGGTGTCGTTGCATCCCCAAGCAGTGGATTTGGAGTCGAACAAGCTCACTCGTTCAAAGAGCCTGAATCAGCGAAGAAATAGCAGCTTTGGCCTCCTCGGCTCCATTCCGCGTCAACTGAGGAACTCTCTCCGGGGCGTCCACAGTGAACCTTCCAGCGTCAAAGACGTCCCAACAACACGAAATGACAGCTCCCTTAACCTTTTACTTAG ATATCGTCAAGCCCGTTATGCAGCAAGACGCGTGAGAAAGCGTGTCATCTTCAAACATGGCGACTGCAACGTCGTCCAATGGAACGTGGCCAAGCGCAGGCGCCGATACCTTCAGGACATCTTTACGACCCTCGTGGACGCACAGTGGCGCTGGACGCTACTCGTGTTCGCTCTCTCTTTCATCCTCTCCTGGCTTTTGTTTGCTCTCATCTGGTGGCTCATCATCTTCACTCACGGAGATTTAAGCCCCCCTGTCAACAACACTGCCCCGGTTACACCCTGCCTGAACAACGTCAATACCTTTACTGGATGCTTCCTGTTCTCCGTTGAAACACAGCATACCATCGGCTATGGATCCAGAACGACGAATGAAGAGTGCCCGGAGGCTATCTTCGTTATGTGCCTCCAGAGTATCGTTGGAGTCTTCATTCAAGCTTTCATG GTGGGTCTAATATTCGCGAAGCTGGCGCGAGCCAAAAAGCGTAACACCACTCTCCTCTTCTCAAGAAATGCGGTCATTTGTTTGAGAGACGGGGAGTTTTGCCTACTTTTCCGAGTGGGTGACATTCGCAAGTCGCATATACTTGAGGCTCACATCCGTGCTCAGATTATTCGGAAAAAG ATTACTAGAGAAGGTGAGATCCTGCCGTTCTACCAGCAAGAATTGAAAGTTGGGGCTGATGGCGAAGAAGATCGACTTATGTTCATCTGGCCGATGACCATTGTTCACAAGATCAATGAGAAGTCACCACTGTACAATCTCTCGGCGTCTGATATGCTGAGGGAGAGATTCGAGATTGTCGTCATGCTAG AGGGAGTGATTGAATCTACGGGGATGACCACTCAAGCACGCAGTAGCTTTCTGCCTTCCGAAGTTTTGTGGGGACATCGCTTTGAAACCATGGTGTCGTTTAGAAAAGATACCGGAGAGTATGAG GTGGATTATAACAGCTTCAACAACACGTATGAAGTCGACACGCCCCTATGTTCAGCGAAACAACTTGATGAACTGCGAGCTACGGTGTCCACATCACAAAAACTAG ACCGTATGCTCGGCACGATACCGAAAACGTTCTCCAACGACACTCTTGATCTCAGCTCCGTCGACTCCATGTCGTTAGACGAGCATATCGAAATCAAAATACCTGACGCGAGGGTCCGTGAAAATCGATTGCTGGCACAGAATAACTTCGTACACAACATCAACGAGAAATCAAGAAATACAAGCAACACGCATCTAGCCGTTGAAAACGGCCTAGAATTAGTCAAAAGTAATCATCATAATACCGATCATTTAGCGAAAAATCATAACGCAATATCAGGGGAAGTTTACAATGGGGAAGCGAAGGAGAGCCATATACATAGGAGTCATAGTCACGCTAGTATGAAGAAAGTACATGGGCTGATGCCAAACGGCATAGGACATGCGGTCAATGGCCACGAACACAAAGTGGATGATAAGACCAGGATAAAGAA ATCGCCAAGCGAACACCACATGGAGAAACCGGCCCCGGTGATTCCTATCCTCGTGATGTCAGAGCCGGATCCCACCTGA
- the LOC141429121 gene encoding G protein-activated inward rectifier potassium channel 3-like isoform X3, with protein sequence MSDKTTSSVGPRSFETISEEDIASPWEKLLGDEKAIPTIIKTEASSTTVSHCGEVSLHPQAVDLESNKLTRSKSLNQRRNSSFGLLGSIPRQLRNSLRGVHSEPSSVKDVPTTRNDSSLNLLLRYRQARYAARRVRKRVIFKHGDCNVVQWNVAKRRRRYLQDIFTTLVDAQWRWTLLVFALSFILSWLLFALIWWLIIFTHGDLSPPVNNTAPVTPCLNNVNTFTGCFLFSVETQHTIGYGSRTTNEECPEAIFVMCLQSIVGVFIQAFMVGIVFAKMSRPKKRTQTLLYSRNAVICLRDGQLCLMFRVGDMRRSHIVEAHIRAQIIRRKITREGEILPFYQQELKVGADGEEDRLMFIWPMTIVHKINEKSPLYNLSASDMLRERFEIVVMLEGVIESTGMTTQARSSFLPSEVLWGHRFETMVSFRKDTGEYEVDYNSFNNTYEVDTPLCSAKQLDELRATVSTSQKLDRMLGTIPKTFSNDTLDLSSVDSMSLDEHIEIKIPDARVRENRLLAQNNFVHNINEKSRNTSNTHLAVENGLELVKSNHHNTDHLAKNHNAISGEVYNGEAKESHIHRSHSHASMKKVHGLMPNGIGHAVNGHEHKVDDKTRIKKSPSEHHMEKPAPVIPILVMSEPDPT encoded by the exons ATGTCAGACAAGACTACGTCATCGGTCGGACCAAGGAGTTTTGAGACTATTTCGGAGGAGGACATCGCGTCGCCGTGGGAGAAATTACTAGGAGATGAGAAGGCTATTCCTACCATAATTAAAACTGAAGCATCGAGTACGACTGTTTCTCACTGCGGGGAGGTGTCGTTGCATCCCCAAGCAGTGGATTTGGAGTCGAACAAGCTCACTCGTTCAAAGAGCCTGAATCAGCGAAGAAATAGCAGCTTTGGCCTCCTCGGCTCCATTCCGCGTCAACTGAGGAACTCTCTCCGGGGCGTCCACAGTGAACCTTCCAGCGTCAAAGACGTCCCAACAACACGAAATGACAGCTCCCTTAACCTTTTACTTAG ATATCGTCAAGCCCGTTATGCAGCAAGACGCGTGAGAAAGCGTGTCATCTTCAAACATGGCGACTGCAACGTCGTCCAATGGAACGTGGCCAAGCGCAGGCGCCGATACCTTCAGGACATCTTTACGACCCTCGTGGACGCACAGTGGCGCTGGACGCTACTCGTGTTCGCTCTCTCTTTCATCCTCTCCTGGCTTTTGTTTGCTCTCATCTGGTGGCTCATCATCTTCACTCACGGAGATTTAAGCCCCCCTGTCAACAACACTGCCCCGGTTACACCCTGCCTGAACAACGTCAATACCTTTACTGGATGCTTCCTGTTCTCCGTTGAAACACAGCATACCATCGGCTATGGATCCAGAACGACGAATGAAGAGTGCCCGGAGGCTATCTTCGTTATGTGCCTCCAGAGTATCGTTGGAGTCTTCATTCAAGCTTTCATG GTGGGAATCGTGTTCGCAAAGATGTCTAGACCCAAAAAGCGAACCCAAACGCTTCTTTACTCCCGGAATGCCGTCATTTGTTTGCGAGACGGTCAACTGTGCCTGATGTTCCGCGTTGGCGATATGAGGAGATCACATATAGTCGAAGCCCATATTAGAGCTCAGATTATTCGCCGCAAG ATTACTAGAGAAGGTGAGATCCTGCCGTTCTACCAGCAAGAATTGAAAGTTGGGGCTGATGGCGAAGAAGATCGACTTATGTTCATCTGGCCGATGACCATTGTTCACAAGATCAATGAGAAGTCACCACTGTACAATCTCTCGGCGTCTGATATGCTGAGGGAGAGATTCGAGATTGTCGTCATGCTAG AGGGAGTGATTGAATCTACGGGGATGACCACTCAAGCACGCAGTAGCTTTCTGCCTTCCGAAGTTTTGTGGGGACATCGCTTTGAAACCATGGTGTCGTTTAGAAAAGATACCGGAGAGTATGAG GTGGATTATAACAGCTTCAACAACACGTATGAAGTCGACACGCCCCTATGTTCAGCGAAACAACTTGATGAACTGCGAGCTACGGTGTCCACATCACAAAAACTAG ACCGTATGCTCGGCACGATACCGAAAACGTTCTCCAACGACACTCTTGATCTCAGCTCCGTCGACTCCATGTCGTTAGACGAGCATATCGAAATCAAAATACCTGACGCGAGGGTCCGTGAAAATCGATTGCTGGCACAGAATAACTTCGTACACAACATCAACGAGAAATCAAGAAATACAAGCAACACGCATCTAGCCGTTGAAAACGGCCTAGAATTAGTCAAAAGTAATCATCATAATACCGATCATTTAGCGAAAAATCATAACGCAATATCAGGGGAAGTTTACAATGGGGAAGCGAAGGAGAGCCATATACATAGGAGTCATAGTCACGCTAGTATGAAGAAAGTACATGGGCTGATGCCAAACGGCATAGGACATGCGGTCAATGGCCACGAACACAAAGTGGATGATAAGACCAGGATAAAGAA ATCGCCAAGCGAACACCACATGGAGAAACCGGCCCCGGTGATTCCTATCCTCGTGATGTCAGAGCCGGATCCCACCTGA